A stretch of Chitinophagaceae bacterium DNA encodes these proteins:
- a CDS encoding LysM peptidoglycan-binding domain-containing protein: MKKILFVLFLLPFFAAAQKGIEIKPVKMHTVGPKENLSSIGRLYEVNGRVLANYNSIDYDKGLTIGQVLKIPPKGTTLDQVAPPVKQVTEPVKKEETLIQPPAVKSETKAETNEETGTPVYHKVGKKETLYHISTLYPGVTIDDLKKWNNLTGDAVNEGANLVVGYKKATADLKKTAIEKTEKAKPVVAETVKKEPANVVKGTEKTDPAITDVAGKNSKGGAFKALFESQSSNWNVVNEQGSFGVFKSTSGWNDGKYYCLYNNASPGTIIKIASTSTGKIVYAKVLDIMPDLKQNDGLLILISNAAANELGVAENNYGCNISYSK; this comes from the coding sequence ATGAAAAAAATTCTGTTCGTACTTTTTTTGCTGCCTTTTTTTGCTGCTGCACAAAAGGGTATCGAAATAAAACCGGTGAAGATGCATACGGTGGGCCCGAAAGAAAACCTCAGCAGCATTGGCCGCCTGTATGAAGTGAACGGCAGGGTGCTTGCCAATTACAACAGCATTGATTATGATAAAGGCCTTACCATCGGGCAGGTATTAAAGATCCCGCCAAAAGGCACCACGCTTGACCAGGTAGCACCGCCAGTAAAACAGGTAACGGAACCTGTAAAAAAGGAGGAAACCCTGATCCAACCCCCGGCAGTAAAGTCGGAAACCAAAGCAGAGACCAACGAAGAGACCGGAACCCCCGTCTACCATAAAGTAGGTAAGAAAGAAACCTTGTATCACATCAGCACCCTGTACCCGGGAGTAACCATAGATGATCTTAAAAAATGGAATAACCTTACCGGCGATGCTGTGAATGAAGGAGCGAACCTGGTTGTTGGCTATAAAAAAGCAACAGCAGATCTCAAAAAAACAGCCATTGAAAAAACAGAAAAAGCAAAACCGGTTGTTGCCGAAACGGTAAAGAAAGAACCGGCGAATGTAGTAAAGGGGACAGAAAAAACAGATCCGGCAATAACAGATGTAGCCGGAAAAAATAGTAAGGGGGGTGCTTTTAAGGCATTGTTTGAATCACAAAGCAGCAATTGGAATGTGGTCAATGAACAGGGGTCGTTCGGTGTATTTAAGAGCACCAGCGGCTGGAATGATGGAAAGTATTACTGCCTTTATAATAACGCAAGCCCGGGTACCATCATCAAAATAGCTTCCACTTCCACCGGTAAGATCGTATACGCAAAAGTGCTGGATATAATGCCGGACCTGAAGCAGAATGACGGCCTGCTCATCCTCATCAGCAATGCTGCTGCCAATGAACTGGGAGTTGCTGAAAATAATTATGGCTGCAATATCAGTTATTCAAAATAA
- a CDS encoding biopolymer transporter ExbD: MDAGPLNDVLFILLMFFLLISTLANPNVVKVTNPRGKSDTRVNQTIVVTVTKDQQVYIGTQLIDMIYIDSLLKKQVELSKKYVDTPTVILNVDTAAYYGKAFRIMEAAKRAKAKLAANIK, encoded by the coding sequence GTGGACGCCGGTCCGCTCAATGATGTGCTGTTCATACTGCTGATGTTCTTTTTGCTGATATCCACGCTGGCAAATCCAAACGTGGTGAAGGTTACCAACCCCCGGGGAAAGAGCGATACGCGGGTTAACCAGACCATTGTGGTTACGGTCACCAAAGATCAGCAGGTATACATTGGCACCCAACTGATCGACATGATCTATATCGATTCGTTGCTGAAGAAACAGGTGGAGCTGAGCAAAAAATACGTGGATACGCCAACCGTGATCCTGAATGTGGATACGGCCGCTTATTACGGCAAGGCATTCCGCATTATGGAAGCAGCTAAAAGGGCGAAGGCAAAACTGGCGGCCAATATCAAATAG
- a CDS encoding methionyl-tRNA formyltransferase, translating into MGTPEFAVASLDALVKAGCTIVGVITAPDKPAGRGMEIQQSAVKKYAVENNLHILQPEKLKNPEFLEELRSLKADLQIVVAFRMLPEAVWNMPPMGSVNLHGSLLPQYRGAAPINWAVINGEKETGVTTFRLKHEIDTGDILLQQRFPIAENETSGEVHDKMKDIGAQLLVKTIRGLAEGTIQELPQDPGPGIRDQKIRHAPKLSTETCRIDFYKKTAEVHDLIRGLSPFPGAFTSFNGKTLKIYRTEKEPGTTSSSPGNFETDKKTFLKFACADGYVQVKELQLEGKKKMNMGDFLRGYHFP; encoded by the coding sequence ATGGGCACGCCTGAATTTGCTGTTGCATCACTTGATGCATTGGTAAAAGCAGGATGTACTATTGTGGGTGTAATCACAGCGCCGGATAAACCTGCCGGCCGGGGAATGGAAATACAGCAAAGCGCTGTAAAAAAATATGCGGTAGAAAATAACCTGCACATTCTTCAACCCGAAAAATTAAAGAACCCTGAATTTTTAGAAGAACTGAGATCTTTGAAAGCCGATCTGCAAATAGTTGTTGCATTCCGGATGTTACCCGAAGCGGTCTGGAATATGCCACCCATGGGTTCGGTAAACCTGCATGGCTCCTTACTGCCGCAATACCGCGGCGCCGCCCCCATCAACTGGGCGGTCATCAATGGCGAGAAAGAGACCGGTGTGACCACCTTCAGACTGAAACACGAGATTGACACCGGCGATATCCTCTTACAACAACGCTTTCCAATTGCTGAGAACGAAACCTCCGGTGAAGTGCACGATAAGATGAAAGATATCGGCGCACAACTATTGGTAAAAACGATCAGGGGATTGGCAGAAGGAACAATACAGGAGTTACCGCAGGATCCGGGACCCGGGATCCGGGACCAAAAAATCCGTCACGCCCCGAAGCTATCCACAGAAACCTGCCGGATAGATTTTTACAAAAAAACAGCCGAAGTGCATGATCTCATCCGTGGCCTCTCTCCCTTTCCAGGTGCGTTCACCAGTTTCAACGGCAAAACACTCAAGATATACCGGACCGAAAAAGAGCCGGGTACCACCAGCTCATCGCCCGGCAATTTTGAGACCGATAAAAAGACCTTCTTAAAATTTGCCTGTGCCGATGGCTATGTACAGGTGAAAGAACTGCAACTGGAGGGAAAGAAAAAAATGAACATGGGGGATTTTCTCCGGGGATATCATTTTCCATAA
- a CDS encoding MotA/TolQ/ExbB proton channel family protein, with amino-acid sequence MFNILLQVDSVALGTSTAGKESLFSLLVKGGVLMIPLAIFFALAIFFFIERLIAIRKASKIEDNFMSIIRDHIVTGNVTAARSLAKNTGHPVAKMIDKGIQRIGKPIDAIEKSMDNVGKLEIYKMEKNLPVLSVIARIAPLFGFVGTIIGLVMLLRDFAAAANPSINDIADAMYVKMITSATGLIIGILSFLGYSYLNTQIDKTVNKMESASADFIDILQEPTR; translated from the coding sequence ATGTTTAATATTTTGTTACAGGTTGATAGTGTGGCCCTCGGCACTTCAACGGCAGGAAAGGAATCTTTGTTCTCTCTATTGGTTAAAGGCGGCGTTTTGATGATCCCCCTGGCTATATTCTTCGCCCTGGCCATTTTTTTCTTCATTGAACGGCTGATCGCCATCCGCAAAGCAAGCAAGATCGAAGATAATTTCATGAGCATTATCCGGGATCATATCGTCACCGGTAATGTGACCGCTGCCCGCAGCCTGGCAAAGAATACCGGCCACCCGGTGGCGAAAATGATCGACAAGGGAATTCAGCGTATCGGCAAACCCATTGATGCCATTGAAAAAAGCATGGACAATGTAGGCAAGCTGGAAATATATAAAATGGAAAAGAACCTGCCGGTGCTTTCGGTGATCGCCCGTATAGCGCCCCTGTTTGGTTTTGTGGGTACCATCATCGGCCTGGTTATGCTGTTAAGGGATTTTGCAGCGGCAGCCAACCCGTCCATCAACGATATTGCCGATGCCATGTACGTGAAGATGATCACCTCGGCAACGGGCCTCATCATCGGTATCCTTTCCTTTTTGGGGTACAGCTACCTGAATACACAGATCGACAAAACAGTGAATAAAATGGAATCGGCCAGCGCTGATTTTATTGATATCCTGCAGGAACCGACACGATAA
- a CDS encoding peptidylprolyl isomerase, whose product MQQVKEGDVVKVHYTGKLVSGEQFDSSAGREPLEFTVGAGQMIKGFDAAMPGMSLGEKKTINISPEEGYGPRLEEAIINFPKENVPADMQLEPGMQLTLSNQAGQPFPVIVTEIREDVIVLDANHFLAGQELVFDIELVEIG is encoded by the coding sequence ATGCAACAGGTTAAAGAAGGAGATGTAGTGAAAGTACACTACACGGGTAAATTAGTAAGCGGTGAGCAGTTTGATTCCTCGGCCGGCAGGGAGCCGCTGGAATTTACAGTAGGCGCCGGGCAAATGATAAAAGGGTTTGATGCAGCCATGCCCGGAATGAGTTTGGGCGAAAAGAAAACGATCAATATTTCACCCGAAGAAGGGTATGGCCCCCGGCTGGAAGAAGCCATCATTAATTTTCCAAAAGAGAATGTACCTGCGGATATGCAACTGGAACCGGGTATGCAGCTTACGTTGAGCAACCAGGCTGGTCAGCCTTTCCCGGTGATCGTTACAGAGATCAGGGAAGACGTGATCGTACTGGATGCCAATCATTTTCTGGCCGGGCAGGAGTTGGTATTTGATATTGAGTTGGTGGAGATAGGGTAA
- the prmC gene encoding peptide chain release factor N(5)-glutamine methyltransferase has product MIKELYRNFLLQLQKVYSLGEATNITDWVFEKKVSLKRTDIIKNPNKRITPAADKLIQEALGELLTHKPVQYVLGEGWFYHMKLKVNEHVLIPRPETEELVEQLIKDRKSRLTDPAILDIGTGSGCIPIAIKKYLPAAIITSMEISRQAIDLAKENAAMHNAHIHFVHLDFLDEKNWPALPLFDIIISNPPYIPVNEKEKLDRNVTDFEPHLALFVPDGSPLIFYEKIAAFGKTNLLPNGKIYLETHEDLANDVAALFRKDYQTVMIKKDMYGKERMVLITI; this is encoded by the coding sequence ATGATAAAAGAACTATACCGGAATTTTTTACTGCAGTTGCAGAAGGTTTACAGCCTTGGCGAGGCCACCAACATAACCGACTGGGTATTTGAAAAAAAAGTTTCCCTGAAACGGACGGATATCATAAAGAATCCCAATAAACGGATAACTCCTGCTGCTGATAAGCTTATCCAGGAGGCGCTTGGGGAATTACTGACACATAAGCCCGTACAATACGTATTGGGTGAAGGCTGGTTCTACCACATGAAACTGAAAGTGAATGAACACGTACTGATCCCCAGGCCCGAAACAGAAGAACTGGTGGAACAGCTCATCAAAGACAGGAAGTCGAGGCTTACCGACCCGGCCATACTGGATATTGGTACCGGCAGCGGCTGCATACCCATTGCCATAAAGAAATACTTACCCGCAGCCATCATCACCAGCATGGAAATCAGCAGGCAGGCCATTGACCTGGCAAAAGAAAATGCAGCTATGCACAATGCCCATATCCACTTTGTTCACCTGGATTTTTTAGATGAAAAGAACTGGCCTGCCCTTCCCCTGTTTGATATCATCATCAGCAACCCGCCCTATATCCCGGTTAATGAAAAAGAGAAATTAGACAGGAATGTTACAGACTTTGAACCACACCTGGCCTTGTTTGTCCCGGATGGGTCCCCGCTGATATTTTATGAGAAGATCGCCGCTTTCGGAAAAACAAACTTACTGCCCAACGGGAAGATCTACCTGGAAACACATGAAGACCTTGCCAATGATGTTGCAGCCTTATTCAGGAAGGATTATCAAACGGTGATGATAAAAAAGGATATGTACGGGAAAGAAAGGATGGTATTAATTACTATTTGA
- the pepT gene encoding peptidase T — MIQISPDSIADRFMRYVQIDTQSDPASTAHPTTEKQKDLSKLLLKELFGMGITDASTDAFGYVYATIPSNSGKKNIPAICFCAHVDTAPDCSGTNVKPVLHRYYDGRDIVLPDDPAQVLRMSDSPYLKNHLNSGVITASGNSLLGADDKSGVAAIMEAALFFVQNPAVKHGDIKILFTPDEEVGQGTARVDMQKLGAQFGYTLDGGEAGSLEDETFSADGAVITIHGVIVHPGYAKDKMVNALKVAGAILDALPKQEWSPETTEKRQGFVHPTTLNGIAEKTSLQFIVRDFTVAGLLQHHERLKKIAADTVAEFPGAVMEYTVQEQYRNMKEVLDKHPQVVAYAEEAIQRAGLNIKKESIRGGTDGSRFSYIGMPCPNIFTGMQNIHSKLEWIGTKDMAKAAETIVHLAMIWEERSKEY; from the coding sequence ATGATACAGATAAGCCCGGATAGTATTGCCGACCGTTTTATGCGCTATGTACAGATTGATACACAGAGTGATCCGGCCAGTACTGCACATCCTACTACCGAAAAACAAAAGGACCTGAGTAAACTCCTGCTGAAAGAACTGTTCGGCATGGGCATCACCGATGCTTCCACCGATGCGTTTGGATATGTGTATGCAACCATTCCTTCCAACAGCGGCAAAAAGAATATTCCGGCCATTTGCTTTTGCGCACACGTGGATACTGCGCCCGACTGCAGCGGTACCAATGTGAAACCGGTCCTTCACCGCTATTATGATGGCAGGGATATTGTTCTGCCGGATGACCCGGCGCAGGTTCTGCGGATGAGTGATTCGCCCTATTTAAAGAATCATCTCAACAGCGGCGTCATTACCGCCAGCGGCAACAGCTTGCTGGGGGCCGATGACAAAAGCGGTGTGGCAGCCATTATGGAAGCAGCATTATTCTTTGTACAGAACCCGGCCGTAAAACACGGCGATATAAAGATCTTATTTACCCCCGACGAGGAAGTGGGACAGGGTACTGCCAGGGTGGACATGCAGAAGTTGGGTGCACAGTTTGGGTATACGCTGGATGGCGGCGAGGCAGGAAGCCTGGAAGATGAAACATTCAGTGCAGATGGGGCTGTCATCACCATACATGGCGTGATCGTTCACCCGGGTTATGCAAAAGATAAAATGGTGAATGCGCTGAAAGTGGCAGGCGCCATACTGGATGCATTACCGAAACAGGAATGGAGCCCGGAAACAACGGAAAAAAGACAGGGTTTTGTGCATCCTACCACCCTTAACGGCATTGCAGAAAAAACAAGCCTGCAATTTATTGTACGGGATTTTACCGTAGCGGGTTTACTGCAGCACCATGAAAGACTGAAGAAAATAGCAGCAGATACCGTTGCTGAATTTCCCGGGGCCGTAATGGAATATACGGTGCAGGAGCAATACCGGAATATGAAGGAAGTACTTGACAAACACCCGCAGGTGGTTGCTTATGCAGAAGAAGCCATACAACGGGCCGGGTTGAACATAAAAAAAGAAAGCATCCGTGGTGGCACCGATGGCAGCCGCTTCAGTTATATTGGTATGCCCTGCCCGAATATTTTCACCGGCATGCAGAACATTCACAGCAAACTGGAATGGATCGGGACAAAGGATATGGCCAAGGCAGCCGAGACCATCGTGCACCTGGCGATGATCTGGGAAGAACGGAGTAAGGAATATTGA
- the ribD gene encoding bifunctional diaminohydroxyphosphoribosylaminopyrimidine deaminase/5-amino-6-(5-phosphoribosylamino)uracil reductase RibD, with protein sequence MQRCLQLAGSGAGHTAPNPMVGAVLVYKDSIIGEGYHRQYGEAHAEVNCINSVCAADKELIARSILYVSLEPCAHFGKTPPCTGLIIENKIPAVVIGCRDSFNEVNGKGIEKLEAAGIQVTVGVLEKESLALNRRFFTFHDRKRPYIIVKWAQSSDGKIAGAGTSRILISNEFSNRLVHKWRSEEAAILVGKNTALRDDPSLTTRHWPGKSPVRLVIDKELKLPAYLKLFDGSGDTIIFNYLKTGDEGKLHYQQLGRNEDLLKQLLLVLYERKLQSVIVEGGTKLLQSFIDAGLWDEARVLCNRHLTIGNGPEAPVLKNMVLLREEKMDTDVISYFTRQANPDKE encoded by the coding sequence ATGCAACGCTGCCTGCAACTGGCAGGATCGGGTGCAGGCCATACAGCACCCAACCCGATGGTAGGGGCTGTGCTTGTATACAAAGACAGTATCATCGGTGAAGGTTATCACCGGCAATATGGGGAGGCACATGCCGAAGTGAACTGCATAAATAGTGTATGCGCTGCCGACAAAGAGCTGATCGCACGAAGCATTTTGTATGTTTCGCTTGAACCCTGCGCTCATTTTGGTAAAACACCCCCTTGTACCGGTCTTATTATAGAAAATAAAATTCCCGCCGTGGTCATTGGCTGCCGCGACAGTTTTAATGAAGTGAATGGAAAGGGGATAGAAAAACTGGAAGCGGCCGGCATACAGGTTACCGTGGGCGTTTTGGAGAAAGAAAGCCTTGCACTGAACAGGCGCTTTTTTACTTTTCATGACCGGAAGCGGCCCTATATAATAGTAAAATGGGCGCAGAGCAGTGACGGGAAAATTGCCGGAGCCGGCACATCAAGAATACTGATCAGCAATGAATTCAGTAACCGGCTTGTCCATAAATGGAGGAGTGAGGAAGCCGCCATCCTGGTGGGAAAAAATACCGCTTTGAGGGATGATCCTTCCTTAACAACCAGGCACTGGCCAGGTAAGAGTCCTGTAAGATTGGTGATCGATAAGGAATTGAAATTGCCGGCTTATCTGAAACTTTTTGACGGTAGTGGGGACACGATCATATTCAATTACTTAAAAACGGGAGATGAGGGAAAGCTGCATTATCAGCAACTGGGCAGGAACGAAGATCTTCTGAAACAGTTGCTGTTGGTTCTATATGAAAGAAAGCTGCAATCGGTGATCGTGGAGGGAGGGACCAAACTTTTACAGTCGTTCATTGATGCAGGGTTGTGGGACGAAGCAAGGGTACTATGTAACCGGCATCTGACAATTGGCAACGGGCCTGAAGCGCCGGTTTTAAAAAATATGGTACTGTTGCGGGAAGAAAAAATGGATACGGATGTTATTTCTTATTTTACAAGGCAGGCAAACCCGGATAAGGAATGA
- a CDS encoding DUF1343 domain-containing protein, with amino-acid sequence MKRILPALIVLLSGHFAVSGQEANNQSVITGADRMHVYLPMLKGKAVAVFANQTSLVNGTHLVDTLIKSGINVVKIFGPEHGFRGDADAGEKVSDARDTKTGLPVISLYGSHKKPTPDDLKDVDVLIFDIQDVGVRFYTFISSLQYYLEAALENHKPLLILDRPNPNGFYVDGPVLDTSFKSFVGMQPIPIVYGMTIGEYALMLTGENWLSAKANAINAYNITTEPTPDTPFHVQVIKCKNYDHKTRYILPVMPSPNLKEMQSIYLYPSTCFFEGTVLSEGRGTDKPFQIFGHPSLPNTLYAFTPKPNAGAKNSKCFFQRCYGWNLSGTNEEVLKNLHGQIQLKYLIEAYRLFPGKDTFFLKNNFFNKLAGNDILMQQVKHGATEKDIRRSWEVELKVFKAIRKKYLLYEDFE; translated from the coding sequence ATGAAAAGAATATTGCCTGCCCTGATCGTCTTGCTTTCCGGTCATTTTGCCGTTTCCGGACAAGAGGCAAATAACCAATCAGTTATAACCGGCGCCGACCGGATGCATGTCTATCTTCCCATGCTGAAGGGGAAGGCTGTAGCCGTTTTTGCCAACCAGACCAGCCTGGTAAACGGTACCCACCTGGTGGATACACTGATAAAAAGCGGCATCAATGTGGTGAAGATATTCGGGCCGGAGCATGGCTTCCGGGGTGATGCCGATGCCGGGGAAAAAGTGAGTGATGCCAGGGATACAAAAACCGGGCTGCCGGTGATCAGTTTGTATGGGAGTCACAAAAAACCGACCCCAGACGATCTGAAAGACGTGGATGTGCTGATATTCGACATACAGGATGTAGGGGTGCGGTTCTATACTTTCATTTCTTCCCTACAATATTATTTAGAAGCCGCCCTGGAAAATCATAAGCCGTTGCTGATACTTGACCGCCCCAACCCCAATGGATTTTATGTGGATGGCCCGGTACTGGATACCAGCTTTAAAAGTTTTGTCGGCATGCAACCCATTCCCATTGTATATGGCATGACCATCGGGGAATATGCACTGATGCTTACCGGGGAAAACTGGTTATCGGCAAAAGCAAATGCCATCAATGCCTATAATATAACTACGGAGCCTACCCCCGATACGCCCTTTCATGTGCAGGTGATCAAATGCAAAAATTACGACCACAAGACCCGGTACATACTTCCGGTAATGCCCTCCCCCAATTTAAAAGAGATGCAAAGCATTTACCTGTATCCCTCCACCTGTTTCTTTGAAGGCACGGTGTTGAGTGAAGGCAGGGGAACGGATAAGCCGTTCCAGATCTTTGGGCACCCTTCTTTACCAAATACCTTATACGCCTTTACACCAAAACCAAATGCCGGTGCCAAAAACAGCAAATGTTTTTTCCAGCGATGCTATGGGTGGAATTTAAGCGGAACCAATGAAGAAGTATTAAAGAACCTCCATGGACAGATCCAGTTGAAATACCTGATAGAAGCATACCGCTTATTTCCCGGCAAGGATACTTTCTTCCTGAAAAATAATTTCTTCAACAAACTGGCCGGCAACGATATTTTGATGCAGCAGGTAAAACACGGGGCCACCGAGAAAGATATAAGAAGAAGCTGGGAAGTGGAACTGAAGGTTTTTAAGGCGATCCGGAAAAAATATTTACTGTACGAAGATTTTGAATAG
- a CDS encoding SPFH domain-containing protein, which yields MELLREYWWLIVLVFALLGCFVTINQGFIGVVTMFGKYRRILRPGLNFKIPFLEQIFKKVSIQNRSVELEFQAVTIDQANVYFKSMLLYSVQNANDETIQKVAFKFISDKDLMQALVRTIEGNIRAFVATRRQSEILGLRRDIVEFVKEHVDTSLEEWGYHLQDLQINDITFDQAIIDSMSKVVASNNLKAAAENEGQALLITKTKAAEAEGNSIKIAAEAERQAAQLRGQGVALFREEVAKGMSQAAAEMKQANLDTNVILFSMWTEAIKNFAEYGKGNVIFLDGSSDGMEKTMRQIMAMQQMESKK from the coding sequence ATGGAATTATTAAGAGAGTATTGGTGGCTGATCGTACTGGTATTTGCTTTATTGGGTTGCTTTGTGACCATCAACCAGGGTTTTATCGGTGTGGTCACCATGTTTGGTAAATACCGCCGTATCCTTCGTCCCGGCCTGAATTTTAAGATACCTTTCCTGGAGCAGATATTCAAAAAAGTAAGTATCCAGAACCGCTCGGTGGAGCTGGAATTCCAGGCGGTTACCATTGACCAGGCGAATGTTTATTTTAAATCAATGCTCTTATATTCCGTGCAGAACGCCAATGATGAAACGATACAGAAAGTGGCTTTTAAATTCATCAGCGATAAGGACCTGATGCAGGCATTGGTTCGTACCATTGAAGGCAATATCAGGGCTTTTGTTGCCACCCGCCGCCAATCGGAGATACTTGGACTGAGAAGGGATATTGTGGAATTTGTGAAAGAACATGTGGATACATCGCTGGAAGAATGGGGCTACCATCTGCAGGACCTCCAGATCAATGACATTACGTTTGACCAGGCCATCATTGACAGTATGAGCAAGGTGGTGGCCAGTAATAACCTGAAAGCTGCTGCGGAAAATGAAGGCCAGGCATTGCTGATCACCAAAACAAAAGCTGCAGAGGCAGAAGGCAATTCCATCAAGATCGCTGCAGAAGCGGAAAGGCAGGCAGCACAGTTAAGAGGCCAGGGGGTGGCTTTATTCCGGGAAGAAGTGGCCAAGGGCATGAGCCAGGCAGCTGCCGAAATGAAGCAGGCCAACCTGGATACCAATGTAATCCTGTTCAGTATGTGGACAGAAGCCATCAAGAATTTTGCTGAATATGGAAAGGGCAATGTGATCTTTCTGGACGGCAGCAGCGACGGAATGGAAAAGACCATGCGGCAGATCATGGCCATGCAGCAGATGGAATCAAAAAAGTAA
- a CDS encoding divalent metal cation transporter, with the protein MSTEKKRPNKFARFWKLLGPGLVTGASDDDPSGIATYSQAGAAFGLSTLWTSIVAFPLMASIQQMCAKIGLVTSQGLTGTLKKNYPRPVLYLMLLFSFPAIVMNIGADIAGMGAVGNLLFPSIDATYFSVLFTIILLGLIIYLPYQKIAASLKYMCIVMLVYFIVPFLYKQDLLEILTSTFIPTIKFDKDFIAILVGILGTTISPYLFFWQASVEVEEMKHKKKHLMVDKKIIHEMKQDVDFGMSFSGLVMFFIILTTGTVLFKGGIHQIDTVEQAAMALKPLAGNLAYLLFAIGVIGTGLIAIPVLCGSLSYIFAETFGWEQGLDKKFHEAKAFYVIIAVSLILGLSLNYIGISPVKALLYTAILYGLTSPVLIAIILHISNNKKIMGENVNGRTSNILGFAALIIMTVAAAALFYLQLRGE; encoded by the coding sequence ATGAGTACTGAAAAGAAAAGACCGAACAAATTCGCACGTTTCTGGAAACTGCTGGGTCCGGGGTTGGTAACGGGCGCCAGCGACGATGATCCATCGGGCATTGCAACCTATTCACAGGCCGGTGCAGCATTCGGCCTTTCCACGCTCTGGACATCCATCGTGGCTTTTCCGCTCATGGCATCCATCCAGCAGATGTGTGCAAAGATCGGGTTGGTCACCTCCCAGGGATTGACCGGAACACTGAAAAAAAATTATCCAAGGCCGGTTTTGTACCTCATGCTGCTATTCAGTTTCCCGGCCATCGTAATGAATATCGGCGCCGACATTGCAGGGATGGGTGCGGTAGGAAACCTGCTGTTCCCTTCCATTGATGCAACTTATTTCAGTGTGCTTTTCACCATCATACTCCTGGGCCTTATCATCTACCTGCCCTACCAGAAAATTGCTGCTTCATTAAAATATATGTGCATCGTCATGCTGGTTTATTTTATTGTTCCGTTCCTCTACAAACAGGACCTGCTGGAGATCCTTACCTCCACTTTTATTCCAACCATCAAATTTGACAAGGATTTTATCGCCATACTGGTGGGCATACTGGGCACCACCATCTCGCCCTATCTTTTCTTCTGGCAGGCATCGGTGGAAGTGGAAGAGATGAAGCATAAGAAAAAACACCTGATGGTTGACAAAAAGATCATCCACGAAATGAAACAGGATGTGGATTTCGGGATGTCTTTTTCGGGCCTTGTCATGTTCTTCATCATTCTTACCACCGGGACCGTGCTGTTCAAAGGGGGCATTCACCAGATCGACACCGTTGAACAGGCCGCGATGGCCCTGAAGCCGTTGGCCGGGAACCTTGCGTATCTCCTTTTTGCGATCGGGGTGATCGGTACCGGGCTTATCGCCATACCGGTATTATGTGGTTCCCTTTCCTACATCTTTGCAGAGACCTTTGGATGGGAACAGGGCCTCGATAAAAAATTTCATGAAGCAAAAGCATTCTATGTCATCATCGCCGTTTCACTGATCCTTGGTCTCTCCTTGAATTACATAGGCATCTCTCCGGTCAAAGCACTCCTCTATACCGCCATACTTTATGGTTTGACCTCTCCTGTCCTGATCGCCATCATCCTTCATATTTCCAATAACAAAAAGATAATGGGCGAAAATGTGAACGGAAGAACATCAAACATTCTTGGCTTTGCCGCATTGATCATCATGACGGTTGCTGCAGCTGCGTTGTTCTACCTGCAATTACGTGGAGAATAG